Proteins from one Oscillatoria nigro-viridis PCC 7112 genomic window:
- a CDS encoding DUF2839 domain-containing protein, whose translation MGEAKRRKESIGDEYGKEERIVPWLPITKTQSEDFVKWTSRGSWIGISLLVAWWVVVRFVGPAAGWWQVN comes from the coding sequence ATGGGTGAAGCTAAGCGTCGCAAAGAGTCGATCGGCGACGAATACGGTAAAGAAGAGCGCATCGTTCCCTGGCTGCCAATCACAAAAACCCAAAGCGAAGATTTTGTGAAGTGGACAAGTCGCGGAAGCTGGATCGGGATTAGTCTTTTGGTGGCTTGGTGGGTGGTAGTGCGATTTGTCGGCCCAGCGGCAGGTTGGTGGCAGGTTAACTGA
- a CDS encoding helicase C-terminal domain-containing protein has protein sequence MIEVEVHNSLLRFLRSNSEPHWPHHLTMARLVARALRLGRSALIQTGLPAGAYRQRYRVSYLMPILMWPEPVILVAPKALLEHLQAVEIPRLQEWLQTDKSIEIYSDKAAGRGLMLADPESWLAARLAVDSQLHSNIPTIIDGVDDLEVWTRQQLTACLQPADWNDLMQSQPLEADAILQGRVMLTRAFFRHPAKPEECYLLETAEQKILEGLFERIEPNSLIPAAWSNFWQRWEANGKLRWAEINREAGSFSLYCAPVQVAEVLGKIWEDQPVVLIGGAVDLEPKAPIFRQMMGLPELTSVKFSPDRQSELIQLYIPNWLPLPNTPEFQGVLIEEIRTLLLMSASVAGLTVLIVGDVPLKARLAAILAAEFGSRVQVEKTDVGENAILVTGWEFWREHQGELSAPHLLAIATLPLPSLENPLVTARVAYYKERRKDWFRLYLLPAALNELQRAIAPVRERQGVVAIFDSRVIHRSYGKQVLGALSPFARIDYLDTTWLTQA, from the coding sequence TTGATTGAGGTAGAAGTCCACAATTCATTGCTCCGCTTCCTGCGATCGAACTCCGAGCCGCACTGGCCCCACCATTTAACGATGGCGCGGCTCGTGGCGCGGGCTTTGCGCTTGGGGCGCAGCGCTCTGATCCAAACGGGGCTTCCCGCTGGAGCTTACCGACAGCGGTATCGAGTCAGCTATTTGATGCCGATTTTGATGTGGCCGGAACCTGTGATTTTAGTCGCGCCGAAAGCGCTGCTGGAACATTTGCAGGCGGTGGAAATTCCGCGCTTGCAAGAGTGGCTGCAAACTGATAAGTCGATCGAGATTTATTCGGATAAGGCCGCTGGACGAGGATTGATGCTAGCAGATCCCGAGTCTTGGCTGGCGGCTCGCTTGGCGGTGGATTCGCAACTTCACAGCAATATTCCGACAATTATCGACGGTGTGGATGACTTGGAAGTTTGGACGCGGCAGCAATTGACGGCGTGTTTGCAACCTGCTGACTGGAATGATTTAATGCAATCTCAGCCTTTGGAAGCCGATGCCATCCTCCAAGGGCGGGTAATGCTAACGCGGGCTTTCTTTCGGCATCCGGCGAAACCAGAGGAGTGCTATTTGCTGGAAACGGCAGAGCAAAAGATATTGGAGGGGCTCTTTGAAAGGATCGAGCCAAATTCGCTGATTCCGGCTGCTTGGAGCAATTTTTGGCAGCGGTGGGAAGCAAACGGAAAACTGCGGTGGGCGGAAATTAATCGGGAGGCTGGCTCATTTTCTTTGTACTGCGCGCCGGTGCAGGTGGCTGAGGTATTGGGCAAAATTTGGGAGGATCAGCCGGTGGTGTTGATTGGTGGGGCGGTTGATTTGGAACCGAAGGCTCCGATTTTCCGGCAAATGATGGGACTGCCAGAATTGACGAGCGTTAAGTTTTCGCCCGATCGACAAAGCGAATTAATTCAACTGTACATTCCCAACTGGCTGCCGCTGCCAAATACGCCGGAATTTCAGGGAGTTTTAATTGAAGAAATTCGGACTTTGCTGTTGATGAGCGCGTCGGTGGCGGGTTTAACGGTGCTGATTGTTGGTGATGTACCGCTGAAGGCAAGGCTGGCGGCAATTTTGGCTGCTGAGTTCGGTTCTCGGGTGCAGGTAGAAAAGACTGATGTGGGGGAGAATGCGATTTTGGTGACGGGGTGGGAGTTTTGGCGGGAACATCAGGGGGAATTGAGCGCGCCTCACTTGCTGGCGATCGCCACTTTGCCGCTACCTTCTTTGGAAAATCCTTTGGTGACGGCGCGTGTGGCTTACTATAAGGAGCGGCGCAAGGATTGGTTTCGGTTGTATTTGCTGCCGGCGGCGCTGAATGAGTTGCAGCGGGCGATCGCGCCGGTGCGAGAACGTCAAGGGGTGGTGGCGATTTTCGACAGCAGGGTGATTCACCGCAGTTACGGAAAGCAGGTTTTAGGGGCTTTGAGTCCTTTTGCGAGGATTGATTATTTGGATACGACTTGGCTGACCCAGGCTTGA